Genomic segment of Tepidamorphus gemmatus:
GCGAAATCGCACAGCAGCACGAACTCGCAGCCGCCCGCAAAGGCGGCGCCGTTGACGGCGGCAATGACCGGCAGCGGGCAGTCCAGGATCGACAGCATCATCCGCTCGAACAGCCGATGCTGGCGGTGCCAGGCCTCGTCCGACATGCCGCGCCGCTCCTTGAGGTCGACGCCGGCGCAGAAGGCGCGGTCGCCCGCACCGGTCATGACCACGCAGCGCCACGGCCCGGGGTCGGCGACGAGCCCCGAAAATACCGCCAGCACGTCGCGGCCCATCTGGGTGCTGATGGCGTTGCGAACCTCCGGTCGGTTGAGCCTGACGAGCAGGATGCCCGGTCGCGGCTCCTCCAGCTCCAGGGTCTCATAGGTGGCGCGTGCGCTGGTCATGCCTCTCCCGTCCTCGATCTGGTGCGGTTCGCCCGCGGCGGTGCAATTGAGCCGCGCTGGATGAACTCGGCCGGCAGCAGAACGTGCTGCGGCGGGTCGCTGGTGCGCCGGACCATGCGGTTGATCAGCAGTTCGGCGGCGGTGCGGCCGATCTCGGCCTGGTCCCAGCGTTCGACGCTGATCGCCGGCGCATAGAGTTCGGCGAGCTCGGAATCGCCGGCAGCCACCACCGAGATGTCGTCCGGGACCTTCAGGCCGCGCACCCGGATCGCCTTCAGCACGCCCGCGAGCATGTCGATGCCGCCGGCGATGATCGCGGTCGGCGGATCGTCGCCAGCCAGCAGCGAAGAGGTCTGTCGCAGACTCTCGGTGGCAAAGAAGCTCTGCGCGCGCACGAGCCTTTCCTCCGGCTTCAGGCCACGCGCGGCAAATGCATCGAGATAGCCCTTGAGGCGTGCGCGGGCCGGGTAGAGGACCGGCTCGCCGGTCAGCAGGACGATGCGCCTGTGGCCGAGATCGAGCAGCCGCGAGGTCGCCTCGAAGGTCGCCCCGGCATGGTCGGCCATCACGCAGTCGGCCCATTTCGGCTCATCGCGATCGACGAGCACGATCGGAGTGTCGAGTGACCGCAGGAACGTGTCGAACGTGTCGTCGATCGGGGTGTAGGGGCCGAGCATGATGCCGTCGGTCTGTTGACGGCTCAGCCGGTCGAGCAGTTCGCGCTCTCGGTCGATGCGTCCTTCCGAATTCGAGATCAGGAACGAGAAGCCGGCCTTGTCGAGCACGTCGTGGGCGGCGCGCACGAAGGCGGCGAGCGAGGGGATGTTGATCTCCCGGATGATGCAGCCGACCATGTGCGTGGAGCGGCGACGCATGCTCTGCGCCACGGCATTCGGCCGGTAGCCGAGTTCCTCGATCGCCTGCTGCACGCGCGCCCGGATTTCGGGACGGACCGACTGCTTGCCGTTGAGCACGCGCGAGGCGGTGCCGATCGACACGCCGGCCGCCCGTGCCACTTCGCGGATGGTTATGTTCCCTTCCCGCTTGACCATCGCGGCCCCGGCCAGCCTCGCTGCCCCGGCGTCCTAGCTGTACATCAGGTTCGGCAGCCACAGGATCAGCCCGGGCAGTGCGATCATGATCGCAATCGTGACGATGTCCATCAGCAGGAATGGACCGATGCCGCGGAACACATCCTCGAGCTTGACGCTGTCGCCGACCGCCGCCTTCAGCACGAACACGTTGAGGCC
This window contains:
- a CDS encoding LacI family DNA-binding transcriptional regulator, whose translation is MVKREGNITIREVARAAGVSIGTASRVLNGKQSVRPEIRARVQQAIEELGYRPNAVAQSMRRRSTHMVGCIIREINIPSLAAFVRAAHDVLDKAGFSFLISNSEGRIDRERELLDRLSRQQTDGIMLGPYTPIDDTFDTFLRSLDTPIVLVDRDEPKWADCVMADHAGATFEATSRLLDLGHRRIVLLTGEPVLYPARARLKGYLDAFAARGLKPEERLVRAQSFFATESLRQTSSLLAGDDPPTAIIAGGIDMLAGVLKAIRVRGLKVPDDISVVAAGDSELAELYAPAISVERWDQAEIGRTAAELLINRMVRRTSDPPQHVLLPAEFIQRGSIAPPRANRTRSRTGEA